Proteins encoded by one window of Lepeophtheirus salmonis chromosome 10, UVic_Lsal_1.4, whole genome shotgun sequence:
- the LOC121125483 gene encoding homeobox protein ceh-32, with protein sequence MSVIPSESDGPFSASVLSSSSASASSHSSSSSTSSSSSLSSCSNSSSQIHISSSTTDANKTPNTTNNSGGASTPPPVHNGAGRSSTSTPLPTLAPAGLIPLPTLNFTVNQVAAVCETLEESGDIERLGRFLWSLPVAHPNIEELNKNEAVLRAKAIVAFHIGNFRELYSILESTKFETKDSHIKLQTLWLEAHYQEAEKLRGRPLGPVDKYRVRKKYPLPRTIWDGEQKTHCFKERTRSLLREWYLQDPYPNPSKKRELAQATGLTPTQVGNWFKNRRQRDRAAAAKNRFQNGYDRSKSFKNGLPLESDDSDSELDIEGSSTPEPPSTPPEHDIKIKTELSGGGDDFSSGGLLGSALKSRRSPEQQAPPLHLLSAHHNPPGSSPVPVSNAAAAAVAAASVLSAWNDFPDHHSFRSLLLPFSSSAAVNSSPVSAHPVHHHLIRPPPAPLSLSSRFAPPLFHLKD encoded by the exons ATGTCCGTGATACCTTCGGAATCTGATGGACCCTTTAGTGCATCTGTTCTTTCATCCTCTTCGGCGAGTGCTTCGTCCCATTCAAGCAGTAGTAGCACATCCTCTTCATCCTCTCTCTCCTCGTGTTCGAATTCATCCAGTCAGATCCACATTAGTAGCAGTACGACGGACGCCAATAAGACCCCAAACACGACAAACAACTCAGGGGGAGCATCGACTCCACCTCCAGTACACAACGGCGCAGGTAGAAGCAGTACTTCTACTCCACTCCCCACATTAGCTCCAGCAGGTCTTATTCCTCTACCAACCCTGAATTTCACAGTGAATCAAGTGGCGGCCGTATGCGAAACCCTGGAAGAGTCAGGGGACATTGAGCGCCTCGGACGATTCCTTTGGTCTCTTCCTGTGGCGCATCCAAACATTGAGGAACTCAATAAGAACGAAGCCGTTCTCCGTGCTAAGGCCATTGTTGCCTTTCACATTGGGAACTTTCGAGAGCTCTATTCAATCCTGGAGTCCACCAAATTTGAGACCAAGGATTCACACATTAAATTACAAACCCTATGGCTCGAAGCTCACTATCAGGAAGCTGAGAAGCTCAGGGGAAGGCCCCTGGGGCCAGTAGATAAGTATCGAGTGAGGAAAAAGTATCCCCTTCCACGGACCATTTGGGATGGCGAACAAAAGACACACTGTTTTAAAGAGAGGACCAGGAGTTTGCTACGAGAATGGTATCTACAAGATCCATATCCAAACCccagtaaaaaaagagaattggCTCAAGCCACGGGGCTTACACCCACGCAGGTTGGGAATTGGTTCAAAAATAGGAGACAAAGAGATCGAGCTGCGGCGGCGAAAAACAG ATTTCAGAATGGATATGATCGAAGCAAGTCCTTCAAGAATGGTCTTCCCTTGGAGAGCGACGACTCTGACTCTGAGTTAGACATAGAGGGCTCCTCCACTCCGGAACCACCCAGCACACCCCCCGAACATgacataaagataaaaacagAGCTAAGTGGGGGCGGAGATGACTTTAGTAGCGGGGGATTGCTTGGATCTGCTCTCAAGAGCCGGAGAAGTCCTGAGCAGCAAGCCCCTCCGCTTCATCTCCTTTCGGCACATCACAATCCACCTGGGAGCTCTCCTGTTCCCGTTTCAAATGCAGCAGCTGCTGCTGTGGCTGCTGCCTCTGTTTTGAGCGCATGGAATGATTTTCCGGACCACCATAGCTTTCGATCCCTTCTTCTACCTTTTTCAAGTTCAGCAGCAGTCAATTCATCTCCTGTCTCCGCTCATCCCGTGCACCACCACTTGATTAGACCCCCTCCGGCTCCTCTATCCCTCTCCAGTCGATTCGCTCCTCCACTCTTTCATCTCAAGGACTAA